The Pseudoliparis swirei isolate HS2019 ecotype Mariana Trench chromosome 16, NWPU_hadal_v1, whole genome shotgun sequence genome includes a window with the following:
- the LOC130206219 gene encoding enoyl-CoA delta isomerase 2-like has translation MLSSVPGLKFHTSASPLMGATVEQFERAKSRLSSLKEDPGNEAKLRIYALFKQATQGPCNTPKPGMLDFVNKVKWEAWRSLGSVSQDEARQQYCDLIGSLAAAEGESSAPVAAQPAGSGPTYETLLVTTEDAITTITLNRPAKKNALTTAMYDDIIAALDQAAKDDSVITVFTGAGDFYCSGNDLSNFTSVPEGGLEESARRGGELLR, from the exons ATGCTGTCCAGTGTTCCCGGTCTGAAGTTCCACACCTCGGCCTCCCCTCTGATGG GGGCCACGGTGGAGCAGTTCGAGCGGGCCAAGAGCCGCCTGTCCTCGCTGAAGGAGGACCCGGGCAACGAGGCCAAGCTGAGGATCTACGCCCTGTTCAAACAG GCCACTCAGGGTCCCTGCAACACCCCCAAACCTGGCATGCTGGACTTCGTCAACAAGGTGAAGTGGGAGGCGTGGCGGTCCCTGGGCTCCGTCTCTCAG GACGAAGCCCGGCAGCAGTACTGCGACCTGATTGGCTCCCTGGCGGCAGCAGAAGGCGAGAGCTCCGCCCCCGTGGCCGCACAGCCCGCCGGAAGCGGGCCGACATACGAGACGCTGCTGGTCACCACGGAGGAcgccatcaccaccatcaccctgAACCGGCCGGCCAAGAAGAACGCCCTCACCACCGCG ATGTACGACGACATTATAGCAGCTCTGGACCAGGCAGCGAAAGACGACTCCGTCATCACCGTTTtcactg GCGCCGGTGATTTCTACTGCAGCGGGAACGACCTGTCCAACTTCACCAGCGTCCCCGAGGGGGGGCTGGAGGAGTCGGCCCGGCGGGGGGGAGAGCTGCTCAGgtga